In the genome of Pseudomonadota bacterium, the window CGGTCGACACCGCAAAGGTGCCGGCCATGACCGCCGCGCTCGACAACCTCGGGAAGGTCATCGCTGGCGGCAGCCACGGCAAGGCGCTGGGCAAGATCGCGGGTGAGACCCAGTCGTTCACCGACTACAAGGACGCCTTCGATTTCGCGCAGCGCATCCAGGACAGCCGCATCCAGGACATCGACCTGAAGGCGGCGGCCCAGGGTGTCACCGAGGCTATCTCTGACGCGGTGATCGCCGAGGAGCACTCCGACTCGTACCCGCGGGCGCACGGCATCACCGTCGAGCTCTCGACCTGGGGAACGCCGAGCGGATACACCGACACCAAGTTCGGTCAGGAGACCGCCTGGCCGCAGGCGCTCGGCAAGCTCGCAACCGAGCCGCAGCAGAAGCCGGCCTGACCCCCATCCACGCCCCCGCTCGGGAGGCGTGCGCGGTAGACCGAGGGGCCGCACGGATGCGGCTCCAGCCTCGAGACGGCCTCGTTCTCAGCGCTTCAGCGCGAGGGTGAGGCCGTCTGCCATGGGGAGCATGCTCAGATCCACGCGCGCGTCGGCGTGGATCTTCGTGTTGAGCACGCGGAGGGCGACCGTGTCGGCGTCTTTCTCGTTCGGGTCGGCCACCTTTCCGCTCCAGAGCACGTTGTCGATGGCGATGAGCCCGCCGGGGCGGACCAGCTCGAGGCAGCGCTCGTAGTAGGCGTCGTAGCCCGACTTGTCGGCGTCGATGAAGGCAAAGTCGAAGGTGCCTCGCCCGCCCGTGGCCAGCAGACCGTCGAGGGTCTCGGTGGCGGGGGCGATGCGCAGGTCGATGCGGTCGGCCACCCCGGCCTCCTGCCAGTAGCGTCGTGCCACGGAGGTCCACTCGTGGCTCACGTCGCAGGCCACGAGGCGGCCGTCGGGGGGAAGGGCGCGTGCGACCGAGAGGCTGCTGTAGCCCGTGAACGTGCCCACCTCGAGCGCCTTGCGCGCGCCCATGAGTCGCACGAGCAGCGCCATCAGCTGCCCCTGCTCCGGGCTGATCTGCATCCCGCCCTGGGGAAGCAGGGCGGTCTCCTCGCGCAGCCGGCGCAGCACGGCGTCGTCGCGAACGGATACGGCTTGCAGGTATTCGGCCACCTGGGAGTCGAGGGCCCAGTGATCTCTGCTCATGAATCGACCTTTCTTGGGAGGTGCGTCTGGGGGAGACGGCAGGCTGGTTCGGCGAGATAGGAGTGAAGCCTGCCTGCTGGCGAAATCAGGCGAGGGCATGGAAAGAATCATCCAGAAACGCTATCGGGTGCTGCGCACGCTCGGCCGGGGAGGGCTCGGGGCCGTATACCTGTGCGACGATCTGCGCCTTCCGGGCCGTCAGTGGGCCGTGAAGCAGATGAACAGCCCGCACCCCGACATGTTCGATCGCTTCCGCGCCACGTTCGTGAGCGAGGCCGAGACCCTCTCGCAGCTGCGCCATCCCAATCTTCCCGACATCTCCGACTTCTTCGAGGAAGAGGGGCAGCTCTATCTCGTGATGGAGTACGTCGACGGGGAGAACCTCGCCGAGCACGTGCGGCGTCGGGGGGCGCTCGATGAGCGCGAGGCCTTCCGCATCGGCCGCACCCTGCTGGGCATCCTCGCGTATCTCCACCAGCATCAGCCGCCCATCATCTTCCGTGACCTCAAGCCCGAGAATGTCATGATCACGCGCACCGGGCGCGTGAAGCTCATCGATTTCGGTCTTGCTCGTCGGTTCGCGCCGGACAAGCGCGCCGATACCCTGCCCTCTGGCAGCGTGGGCTACGCCGCGCCCGAGCAGTGGGAGGACAGCGGTCAGACCGACGCCCGTTCCGACATCTATGCCTGGGGAGCCACCCTCGTCTATCTGCTGACGGGGAAGATTCCGTCGCCCGTGTTCCCCATGGCCGGATTGCGGGAAGACACGCGCCTCAGCCCTGCTGCCCGCTCTATCCTCGAGCGCTGCACCCGAGCGCGTCCGAACGAGCGCTTCACCGACGTGTCCGCCGTCGACGCAGATGTGCGCACCCTCATGCGAATCCTGGCTGTCGACGACGATGAGAGCGACGCGCGCGAGAGCGATGGCCTCGATGCGGGGCACGATCCGCCGCCCGTGGCGTCCCCCGCGATGGGAGGCGGTGCTTCTCGAGAGGCTTCAGCCGCGCTGGAACCGTCGTCGTCTTCTGATTCGAGCCGACGGTCGCCGGCGAACGCGGCGGCAGATGCTTCGGGGGGGGCTGGGAACGAGACCCGCCGAGGAGGCGCTTCACCGTCGGCGCCGGGTGGCGCATCTCTGGGAGGAGCGGGGGCGTCAGC includes:
- a CDS encoding SAM-dependent methyltransferase, with the protein product MSRDHWALDSQVAEYLQAVSVRDDAVLRRLREETALLPQGGMQISPEQGQLMALLVRLMGARKALEVGTFTGYSSLSVARALPPDGRLVACDVSHEWTSVARRYWQEAGVADRIDLRIAPATETLDGLLATGGRGTFDFAFIDADKSGYDAYYERCLELVRPGGLIAIDNVLWSGKVADPNEKDADTVALRVLNTKIHADARVDLSMLPMADGLTLALKR